AATAGCGGAGTTTTTCCTCTACCTTTTTAAGGTTAGGGAACTAGCGCCTAGCACCATTCGAGGCTATCGTTCAGCCTTAGccaatgtattttcttttcgGGGTCGCTCAGATGTTGGAACATGTTCCACTCTCTCTAATCTCCTCAGGTCTTTTTCGTTGGAGAAGCCTAAGGTAAGAATCTTGACACCCCAGTGGGACTTGGCTTTAGTTTTGGACTCTCTTACAAGGTCTCCTTATGAGCCTTTGGCTTCTGCTTCTGTTAAGTTCCTTTCTTGGAAGACTGTTTTCCTGATTGCACTTGCCTCAGGTAGGCGGAGAAGTGAAATACATGCTCTTTCTTCTTCTCCGTCATGTCTCAGGTGGTCACGAAACTATTCCCTTGTGACCCTTCTCACTGACCCCTCCTTCTTGGCGAAAAACCAGGTTCCCAATTTTTCACCAGATCCTATTAAGATTCCTGCCTTAAAGGCTGTCTCTGGTCCCAATGATCAGGATCTGCTACTTTGTCCTTGTAGGGCTTTGAAGTTTTATCTTGATAAAACTAAGGGGGGCGGCAGGGTCCTAGACCTCGTCTGTTCTTGTCCATCAAGGCAAAGCAGTCTGATATATCTTCTCAGACTATTCCAGGTGGATCTGTGAAACTATTCAGAAAGCCTATGAGGGGTCTACTGCAGAGACTCGTGACAGTGTTCGGGTTAGGGCACATGAATTTAGGGCTCTATCTGCCTCTTGGGCTTTTCTCAATGGAACCTCATATGATGAGGTCATGGCATCTGCCTTTTGGCGAGGCCGCAACACCTTTGCAGACTTCTATCTGCGGTCGCTGTCCTCCCATGCAGATGGGTTATATTCTCTGGGTCCTCTTGTCACTGCTCAGTCAGTCACTTGTCCCCCAGTCAATCCTTAGGGAGGTTCCATTGCGGTTTCTGTTTTTAAAgagttttattgtaaatatcccAGACCCTTAAGGGGTTTTTAACTGATGTCTTTGTTGCGGTCTTTTCAAGAGGTCATTGTCCTCGGAGACTCCTCTACGGTAAGACAAATTcgctattatctatatggtggtgagctattattgaaataaacttgaggtttttgtagtaaaaccaatgtttatgatataatactcaACACCATATACTAGAGTTCCCACCCTCCTCCCCTCGTCTCCTCATCCAATTTATTTGTTTGCGGAAGTGAGGTTTTGGGTCATGCGCGGTGCGTTCGTATCGGGCATTAAGGGTCCTCTCacgggatatttattttcatttttgttatgcaaattatgGGCTGCCGGAGGCGATAcgctattatctatatggtggtgagtattatatcataaacattggttttactaCAAAAACCTCAAATTAgtgcgtttcagcacggattacaaaattatatcagtttgaatcatttttagtgataataagactgcatttgaatccggaatataattttattaatgtgtaaTTTGAATAGATACGTCCACtcattcagcttgcattcaatcttaactttgtttcgtttttaactgcatacctgtattttgcatttaccgctacattgaccaatcacatacttcttatccggggccaaaagaatattatacggctatgccgaaaaaagtGGCCATATCACTACTCTATGAATCTGTATATGCACATATTTTGTTGACGAAAACGTGCTACTAGTATCACTATTCTGGCAGTCCGTATTCGGTCATCGTGCACATAGCAATCAGCCAGTATTAAAGCCTGTCGTCAGTACATTTCGTCAGATCTTTAAGGCGACATAGTTGCTACATCGTGTACATCTTTGGTGTGACGTAGTATTCTATCCGGTGAATGTCACATCAAGGACTCCAAGCAAAGGTCATATGAAGGTTATTTAGTACACTGAAATGCCTCGATGTCGCCTTGTTACGTCAGTCCATCTCTGACCTCGAGGGAATTTACCTATATCatacacgtgtgtgtatatatatacttcatgACAACTTGATTATGCTGCAGTTTGCCCCAATAAGGTCAAATTCCGAAATCATGGaactttttcttttatatttgtttaaagtttATTTTATAGTTTAGTAAATATTTGCGAATTCGTCTCTTGTATGGGAGTAATAAACGCCACACATACACCTTTGTTAGGAAAGTTGTATCTATCAGACAAATATTTGTAACGGATTGTTACAACCCCACTTGGGCGAACTGTATGTAGTAGGACATACAACTGGTATGCATATAACTCACCTGCGtaaattttatttctgttttgatCAATGTTATCTAATCATTTTAGCATTGCTATTAGTGACATTCAatgtctatataatattattttgttatttttgagttggagataaaaaaaaaggcGTACAAATGTCATCTTCAAATGTATACACGGGCGAGAATTTATATAgattgtttaattttgtaactCATCTTAAGAACTATATACTTTTATCACATACAACACTCTCCTAAGAAACGGttctatcccccccccccccccggcctTTCTGACCCCGAACCCCTTTAAATCTGTCGCAAATCCCGAATCAATCGGAACACTTCGGCAGATTCGTTGTGGTCATCTTTGATGAGTCTATCTCCGATCCCGGAACCCCTCAGGTTCAGTCGGAACACATCGGCTGATTCGTTCATCTTTGATTTCAATCGGAgcccctcgtcattttctccgtactttcgcagacggaggcgaggtgttccgattgctTTGATTCGAGTTAATCGGGACGAGGTGTTCCGAATGCCCTCTGGGTCTATCACTTATCTCGGAACTCCTCTGGAGTTGCCTCACCTACAGGTAGTAACATTTCGTGATTAGCCGTGCTACCTGGGTAGATATGTACCAGTCATACATAGAGGGGTCACTTACACACAAACACTTCCTCGTTAATCAATCATCCATGTCCAGAGTGGTCAGAATTCCAAACATCGTCACGATTGTCCAACCTTGGCTACGCCGGACATAGACCTCCAACAGATACATGTGCGATTTTTTCccagagaaaaacaaaacaatgattcTCTCTTGGAAAATAATTTTGACTTGAAATTGTCACGTGACGCTGACAATGACAGGTCTCTCTGTACTGGTGTTGTTCTGTCTAATGGTGTCTTGTATCCAGGAAACAAGCGGCCAGGCGGCTTTGTACTCTCCGCCGGGCAGATCCGCCATGTGGGCATATCTCGGAAACGCAGCATACGCCTCGAAACTCACCCCGAACTTCGACTACACCACGAACCTCAACTGTGGTGGTAACATtgtaagttttgttttttaagtgTCTTATCTGAGCGTCACATTTGAATTCATTTGAATTGTGACACGGTTCAGAATATAACGTGTATTTGAAACTCTTTTGAAATCCattatttaaaatgatgaaTTTTACTGAGCTATAGGGCTGCGCCTCCCAAATTAGATTTGGGCATTTCTTAAGACCTATTCTGACTGTCCTCAGACGCCTCTCGAGGCGCCTATGTATCAATACTAAATTAAGGCCTTAGAATCGTcgacgagtccaagaaggacgacTGTGCgatgcagtttaattcattttttactCTGACGTTTCAAACTCtcaatttttatcaatttaaaaggTGCTAACATCTTGCGCATATGTTGCAGTCTTTTTAATTCCCGTCATCTTCagacattttaaacaattaattatctaGTAACATTTTTACCAAACACTTATATTAATCAATATAAAGTTTAAAATCCTTAATTTTAAACGCTGATTTTTATTTTCCGTATTTCTAATCTGAATGTACATATTCTTCGTTTTATGATCAGGAAGACGAAGGGATTTGGTGTTAAAAGTTTGAAAGTTGTTAAACTaatgcaaaaattaaaaatatgaattaaaattttaaacatgtgGAGTAAGGGATTATTAACAAAACCGCATCATTCTGTGAGtgcaaaaaaagaaaattagaaaatCTAAAAGTTTATAACTTACATATGATCAGCTTCAACGCTTCAAAAGGATACCAAGAAAGTTAAAATCAATTTCGGTCAACACTAATTAATTCCGGATAAGTATTGGTTGCCATTTCGATTAATTGATCGCCTTCATTTATATTGGCGCCAATGGTTGGACCGGTTCAATGGTGGACCTTGTGATTTTATGTCGCTTTTGGGCGAGACTTGAGAAAGACTTTCTAGGGCTGTTGcctgtataagtatgtacagtacatgtcattcagattcagattattttatttctatgttaACAAGACACATGAGTCATCGGAGagcagacatatacatatacaatattacaatagtacagatagtgtTGGACAATCAAcatgttatacatacatatctTTCTACAGAGGAACACATTACATGGTATATCAttgaataatatcaaaatgcaatacatttACTTAAATGATATCATATGAAAATTACAATTATCATAGTGTTTATGCACTTGTACTCAAGTTATCAATCATTCAATTAccaatatttttaattcagaACAATTCATAAGAAATTCTTCATATATATCCTTGTTAAAAGCCCCAggataaaatgtatattcaaGACTTATACCTGaaattttacaattaaaatttgaagaACCGGTTCGCATAAACGAACAGACCCATGGACTCATATTTTTAAGATTATACAACAAAATAATTGTAACCTCAACTGTACAaacaaatttacaaataaaacttaACATCTATTTTTAGTATGCCAAATGGTAAGTTTACTTCCGCAAACACGATTTTCGACGTGGACTCGCTCAGGGCGTTGTAAAGTTAAACCACGaataatattaattatacaatttgcaattaattgaatataattataagtaCGTTCAAAAGGAGTTTTTcataatgattttaatttttttttaaacatattttcgGTCGTGAAATGTATTTTCTGTCAGTTTAGAATCCAAGGAAAATGGTATGTAATTAGTTAATGTAGGTATTACATAAACACATGAAATTGACGTAAATTTTAAATCCGTGTGTGGACGTTTTGGTGGGGATTTGTGCCAAGTCGTTCCGATCATGAAATTGTATGTCCTTTTTAGCTGTTCATTTGAACATTAAGAAATATTACGAAAAGACACATGATTTAACCCTTATTGGAGGGCGGTACAGTTTATAAAAGGTGTTATGCTAAGACTGACCTAGATATACAAGTGTACAGGGCTCAAATTGGCccctattttagtggccatggtgccttaaattcaccattggcgaccagttattgacctataaggtgCCTGCATGGCCACAAAAAAATGTGTAAGTTTGCGATTTGGTTAATCTTCCAAAGGTTGCAGTCAACGCTAAAATGACTTTCACAATTGAAAAGGTACAGAGAGATGTTATATTGAACTAAGaagaattaaaagattttttttaaagtaagaCAACTAGGCTGGGcgactaacttttccaattggcgcctagattttatgacttgcTAGCCAAATAGACCACCTGGTAATAATATCCATTTTGAGCCCTGATGTAGTTTCGTAACacaatcatttttatttttagtaaaGTAACTTTGCTTTGTATCATAAAATATCTCCCTGTTTATACTGTATGTTCGTTATGTATAAAAATCGTAATGATATCCCGGCGTTGAGATATCGGTTGACCTTATAATAGTTTAGGGGATCTTGACAAATTTTACGGTATTAACACTCAACAGATCATATTTCGTTTCCCCGCCAGTTTTCCGTTGAACAAACTTAAGCCATGTggttttgaaacaaaatactttaaaatttccagtgtatacagtgtaggccATTTACATTCATGAAATCGAGTACATAAGCTATATAATTAAGAGGCCTTCAAAATTCCTTGTGCTGTCGATGGAAGTAACTCCCCTGACCACAAGAGATGCGTGTCTagattatacaggtatacatgtatgttaaaacaaaaattaacatatacatgtctttctcattaaaaatgtttgcaaTCGAAGTCAGAAAGGCGTAATTCTAATGCAAATCTATCACTGCCCAATTTCGAAAACGATTTTTTTCCTGAACTTTAAGAATATACATTGACATTAAGGGTCCTTACACCACTATTTTTCCTCACACAACTATGGTATCACACAACCATTTTAGGTTTCTTACATCAAGACCGTTCATAATACCAACATCCAAATATCATTCTTAcgcaatataaatatatatcaccatgttacatgtagttaatatatttaataagtttctaattattttgtcaatttttacTCCAGGTGACACCCACTACTTATGAGACGTCCTGCGGTCCCTGTGGTGACGCAATTGACCCGGGTAACCCCACGGCGGTCAGGTCAAACGAGGCGCCCGGGGGTGAATTCGCTATCGGCGAAGTGGTCTGGTACTACCATGAGGGCGCCACCATCAACGTCACGCTTGACGTTCGGGCACCCCTAGCCGGCGGATTTTATCAGTTTGCTTTATGTAAAACCGATGATTCCACGATCGTCACGCATGATTGTTTTTCACATAAACTGACCTGGGCTAACACGGGCCAGATGACCATTCCGGCCCCGACTTACAGCGGTTACGCCACCTACACTCTTCAACTTCCGGTTGGACTCACGTGCGATAACTGTGTACTACAGTGGAAATGGATAGGTGAGCCGAGTGTTTGTTTAACAATCATCTTATTtacgacccccccccccccccccctagaaTTGTCAAAGtaatacactagaatgcaggattttgtaTTCACCTGCTATTTTTTTTTCCAGGGGAGTACCACCGGACCCCctgtcaagttttttttttagtttctatgatatatgttatatacttaTTCTCTCGCCACCGAATTATGAGCAATAAATAACATATAGCAATACCtgtgttttaatgatatattatctGTAAAGAagaaatatagatttttatACCACCGCCTATTGATCTCACTAGATAATAACAAAACGAGGGATAGATgaatgaaataacaaaatttacACAAGCTCTGAAAAAAGGGACAAAGTGTTCcagagttttaaaaaaaaaatagttcctgtaatagatttatatatctatctattttcatttatttctttatttgttaCTTTTTATAGTTTTGACATGACATTTATAGACGCTATGCATGACACAGGCAAATTAGTTGTTTACAACTTAACATTCCACACTATTTTCTACAGTAACTATAGAATTTTGCCCACGAaccaatttgataaaaaaaatgagtgTCTTTCGATGCACggtaaaaaaattcaaaaggcCCACGGGGCCAGTACTATGACCTACTACATGTAGGTGTTATCCACCGAAAGATGTACATTTTACgacaggatatataattttatcaaaataactaTCAAGTATATTCTTAAAAATAGTACATGCTGAAAATTATTACCTACACTATGTAGCTAAATAGTACACAAATCATGAAAATAATCTCTTAACATTCAACATGGAAAATGTTCGATGACGACgagacgacgacgacgacgacgacgacgacgacgacgatgatttCAAAAGAAATCAACCATGTTCCTCAAAACAGACATTTGACGAGTGTAGTCGTCCTTGTTACTTTACTTTTGGCATTTACAGCCTAATGAATGCCAGATCAGTCTGGTATTAGTGTACACGCATCTAAATGATTTTGAGCGACAATggtatattactatatataaccattttaacaatttttgtgacgtcatcagtaatTGTGCACTACTTTGTTGTTTCAGATGGAGCATATTCCTGCCAAATGCTGGATATGTTAGTGTGTGGGCCCACGGTGACAAACTGTGCCGACATTGCGATCGTTCCTCAGGGGACCGACTTCCCCCACCATTTTGACTGGCCGCGTTATGATGAATATGCGAGTATATTCTCCGCCGATGGTAATCCTGGTACCTTACCCCACCATACCACGCCTGTCACGGGTCTAACCACGGCGTCCCTCCAAGATACAACCACTACAGCAACCATAGCGCCCACCATTGTAACGACTACAGCAAACACCATCGCTACGCCAACCACCACTCAAAGTACACCTACCATGACAACGCCTACCTCAACACAAACCATGCCCACCACCACACAAACCACGCCTACAGCTACACAAACCACGCCCAGACAACAGGAGAGCACTACCCCACGCACACCGATCATTATAATTTTCACAACGCCTCGCCCTGACTCGGGGAGCACGACTAGAGAGCCGGAACCGACAAACGCCCCAGCGACGTCGACTGTTAGCACTACGACCCCTAGTCAGACGACACCACAAGCGGCTCGGCTTGTACAGCCAGTGGCTGCCGCCGCAGTAGTTCCGGGTGTCCTTGGTGTTACTAGTGTGCTGTCCGGACAGACAGGTCTCGGAATCGTATTTCTTTTGCTTGCACTGTTTGCATCTCAAATTAAAACTCATCTTCAGCCATTTGGCGGTGCGCCAAGTTCTGGTTATTCCCTACCAAGAGCTTACCCAGTATTTTCTCCCGGATATACCGGCCCATTGCCAAGTCTCCAGTGGTACGGACGGCCATATACGGGACTAAATAACCAATACACAAGATTCGGTACAGTGCAACCACAGCTTGCTTCATATCCGTACGGACGAAGCAACTTTAACAGCCGATATGTTCCGAATGGATCCCCGGGTAGATACATCGGTAATACTAACAATGGAATCAACAATGTGGGAAACAGCCGATATCATCCGAATGGATACCCAGGTAGATATATCGGTAATGATAACACGGGATTCAACACTGGAGGAAACGGTCGATACCCTCCGAATGGACATCCTGGTAGATATAACGGTAATGGTAACAACCGATATTCTCCGAATGGATACCCAAATAGAAAAAGTGGTTACGGTAACAAAGGAGTCGTTAAGGGATATAATAACAATGGATATAGAAACAACATGaataacaacaaacaatggaattcaaatcaacaaaacagtAACAATGGATACGTAAATAATCAGGGGCAGATAACTCAAGGGTATACAAAATCTGGTTACGGAAACAGTGCTCAGAACAATTGGAATCGTAATCCGAATGGTCAAAGCTTGTCAAATGGGATGATTGCTGAATATGACAACGACCCCGCCCCCTCAGTAGTGAAAACGCCCGACTCAGGGGCGTGTCTCTGTCGGGGGAGACTCGAGGTTTTTACTGTGTACTGTATGAACTATGGTGACAACCGGGAGGGGTGTGAAAAGGAGGGGGATGTATGTTACTGCAAGGTGTGAAGCTACTTCAGGCAGAAACAAAAATGTTCAATAAGTTGATATTCATGTTCCGGACAGTTAGGAGTTCCGGGAGACTTTTGAATAAGAAAAGCAAAAACGCCAACatcatgatgacgtcattattaaCTGTCAAAGcgattgtaaaaaaaaataaaacaaaaaaaacagcaaaCGTTCTCCTGACATTTACAAGTTGGCGTTGCTGCGAGAGACTTTTAAATAAGCAAAATTCAACGCCAACGTCacgatgacgtcatcaattgaATGTGTCAAAAATGGcataattttgtaaatacattttgttaagTACCATCCCGAAATTTTAATTGCTATGTGTATAAAGTAGCAATACAAAATGCTACAAAgatttgtttacaaaacaatTTGGTCATTTTACAATTATCGATTGTTTCGTTCCACGTGATTTTTATGACATAGCTACATATCATTTTCTTACGATTTCTTTTGTATCCCTAACACACTTGGTTACACAACAGTGCTAAAATGATTCACATCCCATCcatgttttattgataaaggtgatatttatttaatttagtGTCAAAATATATCTACAAATACATAAAAGTACAATATTCAAAcacaatacatttaaatgtcCAGTTTTACaagacttacgagacactatGATACTTTTTCAGTATTGGAACAGGCATGTGTAAATAAATTTTGCTAAAATTTTGTTAATGGACTTCTTGCCGTTTTGATCCCTTTAATAACCCCAGAGatatgtatatctgatatacacgtctctggtgaCACCTTAcgaatgtatattttatattattatgcGATTTTTTTAACCTACCCCGCAGACCGAGTTAAAAGTCTTACCCCGAgttcaaaaaatatatacagttattcACATTGTATTTCAAATTATCCGATATTCATACCCGTAGCATCATTTAAAAGCTGTATACATAGTCACTTGAAATCAATGTTTTGCCATGAATCCCACAACACTGTTgacattatctccctttgtatgTACACACGTATAATAATAGGTTCGGTACgcaaataattcaataatacgAGAATACGAGACTTTTTGTGCCAATTCCCCCACGGGATCGATTTGGGCTGTGCGAAGATGGATCACGTGGGTACAGACGATGCCTTACCGATAGTACTGTTATAACCTTTCTATTACAATAGAAACCTAAATCTATTGTTCTGATACAGCACATGTATAAttaaagtacaatatatattgatattgctATAAtgatgagagagagagagagagagagagagagagagagagagagagagagagagagagagagaggggggggggggggttctttGTTTTGCTATGTGTACACTGTAAATATAATATGCATGATGTACTTCTAAATCCTGATCACTTTAAGAACAATTTCGccagttatataattatcaatgaGCCTatgtaaagtacatgtacaccagtGGCGTAGCTAAACCTGTTTTTGATGTATACGCAgatgagggggggggggggggggggggggggggggggggggggggggggggggggggtacaaaaaacaaacaaaacaaacaaaaacaatgacattCAAAGCTTCAGGATTTCTTTTTTATGTGCACGCACTTGCGTACCCACTTATAGGAAGCTACGCCCCTGTACACGTACTACTGTTTAGTATTGTCAGAAACATGtatcattatgttatatatgttcCTGGTATTGTATTCAAAGTTTAAAATCAGAAAGAAAACACAAATAGAAATAAACATGCTGAGCATGAGTATCGGTTATACACCCTGAATCACACTGTTCATGAATTAAAAGAGACACAAAGATGTTTAtctatacattttaaaatagttTGATTATTGAtgatcaataaataaatgaaataaattattgtttgtttagtgttgtatacatgtttagTCTGTCAACCTGATTGCCTTTTGTCTGTGGCCAGGCCGTCGTCCGgaattaaacaatatttgtatcgctatttcttggGAAGTACACGAGGGATCTTTAAAGAATTTCATCTGTTGGTCCCGTTTTCATTTTTTAAGACTGCTCATATATAGCTATTTGGCGATTGTCTTTGATATTACTAGTTTACCAGTACaatttttttcggcatagccgtataattttgttttggccccggatatgacgcgacaggtggcgttactggtcaagatgaagtatgtgattggtcaatgtagcggtaaatgcaaaatgcaggtatgcagttaaaaacgaaacaaagataatattgaatgcaagctgaataagaaggttatcttttaaaatgacacattattaaaactgatataattttgttcatCGTGCTGAAATgctttagttcgttaatttatttcaccatcatttttacattataacctCCAGCATTAAAACtttgccgtttatctttttttaaagatatttcttgtttatcgCTACTTCtcaattggtttgtttttgtttaacgtcctattaatagccagagtcatttaaggacttgccaggtttggaggtggaggaaagccggagtacccggagaaaaaccaccggtctacggtcagtacctggcaactgccccacgtaggtttcgaactcgcaaccaagaggtggagggctatttataacgtgtcgggacaccttaaccactctgcaACCGCGGCCCAATGCTACTTCTCGAGAAGCCATTTGGCTATCATCTTAGATTTTGCTATTTTACTAGTACAATTTTGTATCGCTACTTTTCGAGAAGTACTGGGTTATCTTTCAAGAATTTCATCTGCTGGTTCCAGTTTGTCCctatttgtgtttatttttttaaggcTAATCGTAAAGATATAGCTAGGCGATCATTTTAGCTTTTACCagtgaaagtttttcatcgctACTTCGATGTAGTGATGAAAATTGGTCGAAGTCTTAATGAATTGGAAAATGTACCAGAAAATATAAAACCGTTCTCTAGAAGTACTGGAGAGATCTTGGTAGAATTTCATCTGTTGGCTTCCATTAGGCATAAGTAGTATGTGAACAATTTTTAAGAATGATGCTTAAACATAACAATCAGTTATGCTTTAATCCTAGTACACAGCAACAGTAACTACTAGTTACAGAATGTCCGTCGTCTTCCTGAAACCATTTTATCTCCAGACGAAAAAACATCGAGATATAGTCATTGCAAGAAAAATACATACGTTGTTTTCGATGACTTTCAGAGGAGTTATCATGTGAATAACTTATTATCCACTTAACTGAGTTAAGGAAACATGACACACTAGAACGAGTTGGCGTCAGGCCGTACGTACATATGTAGTTTCCTCCAAACCGGATGTAAGTTACATACAACAAAGTTTATTGGTATGATACGTACAATGTTAATGTCTATGTGTTGAAATGAAGTATTATATACAAACGTGAAAGTGGAATACCGGTTGACACCTGTCATCCTTTTTTTCACACCTAAGTATGACACCTGTCATCCTTTTTTCACACCTAAGTATGACACCTGTCATCCTTTTTTCACACCTAAGTATAGCATCTCTCTATATCTAATCTACATGCAATTAAACTATTGTATTTCAAACTATTTTTGGCCACTTACATACTATATTTTGATATACCTTGATAACACAGCTCTATGTGTTTGTTTTAACCAGCTCGAAATGTTTAAAGGCCATGGCcgataaaaacaaatcaaatccTGAGCgtgacatacatacatttatatatagggGTTCGGTCGATGAACTTCGCGCTGGAGGGAAATCCCCTTTCGCTAGGTCAGTAGCGTGGTGAACAGGGAGCTATGGGTCGTAGGTTTTCAACTGATGtttatttttcggcatagccgtataatattcttttagccccggatatgacgcgacaggtgtcgttactggtcaagatgatgtatgtgattggtcaatgtagcggtaaatacaaaatgcagatatgcagttaaaaacgaaacaaagttaagattgaatgcaagctgaataagtggatgtatcttttcaaatgacacattaataaaattatattcctgattcaaatgcagtatTATTATCACCagaaattattcaaactgatataattttgttatccgtgctgaaacgcattagttcattaatttatttcaccaacaGTTTACGTTATCAACACCAGAAAAAAACTATGCCGTttgtcttttttaaagatatttcttggtTAAACATATCAACCCGTCATCATATGAGACTGGCTGAGTACAATACctcctaataaaaaaaataaataaataaaattgattgcCTAGAATTTGATCCTTACTTTGGTCTGTAAGTACCTCGATTGCAATAGATG
This genomic stretch from Pecten maximus chromosome 16, xPecMax1.1, whole genome shotgun sequence harbors:
- the LOC117345256 gene encoding uncharacterized protein LOC117345256, with amino-acid sequence MTGLSVLVLFCLMVSCIQETSGQAALYSPPGRSAMWAYLGNAAYASKLTPNFDYTTNLNCGGNIVTPTTYETSCGPCGDAIDPGNPTAVRSNEAPGGEFAIGEVVWYYHEGATINVTLDVRAPLAGGFYQFALCKTDDSTIVTHDCFSHKLTWANTGQMTIPAPTYSGYATYTLQLPVGLTCDNCVLQWKWIDGAYSCQMLDMLVCGPTVTNCADIAIVPQGTDFPHHFDWPRYDEYASIFSADGNPGTLPHHTTPVTGLTTASLQDTTTTATIAPTIVTTTANTIATPTTTQSTPTMTTPTSTQTMPTTTQTTPTATQTTPRQQESTTPRTPIIIIFTTPRPDSGSTTREPEPTNAPATSTVSTTTPSQTTPQAARLVQPVAAAAVVPGVLGVTSVLSGQTGLGIVFLLLALFASQIKTHLQPFGGAPSSGYSLPRAYPVFSPGYTGPLPSLQWYGRPYTGLNNQYTRFGTVQPQLASYPYGRSNFNSRYVPNGSPGRYIGNTNNGINNVGNSRYHPNGYPGRYIGNDNTGFNTGGNGRYPPNGHPGRYNGNGNNRYSPNGYPNRKSGYGNKGVVKGYNNNGYRNNMNNNKQWNSNQQNSNNGYVNNQGQITQGYTKSGYGNSAQNNWNRNPNGQSLSNGMIAEYDNDPAPSVVKTPDSGACLCRGRLEVFTVYCMNYGDNREGCEKEGDVCYCKV